From Chryseobacterium sp. H1D6B, a single genomic window includes:
- a CDS encoding nitroreductase, with the protein MNKAVVLKEIIAQRRSIFPKDYTETEISQEIIDEILNAAAFAPNHKRTKPWRFKIFKGEEKAKLALEMQAIYKASQPEHLFLEKKYQDIGFKINKADAVASIIVNFSGMVPEWEEIAAVSMAVQNMYLTCTANGVGCYWSSPKIVEQLKESLTIEENQKCLGLFYMGSLE; encoded by the coding sequence ATGAATAAAGCAGTCGTTTTAAAAGAAATCATAGCGCAGAGAAGAAGTATTTTTCCAAAAGATTATACTGAAACAGAAATCTCTCAAGAAATTATCGATGAGATTTTAAATGCAGCAGCCTTTGCTCCCAATCATAAACGTACAAAACCTTGGCGTTTTAAAATTTTTAAAGGAGAAGAAAAAGCAAAATTAGCTTTAGAAATGCAGGCCATTTATAAAGCCTCCCAGCCGGAACACCTTTTCTTGGAGAAAAAATATCAGGATATTGGTTTTAAGATCAATAAAGCCGATGCAGTCGCTTCAATTATAGTGAACTTCAGCGGAATGGTTCCTGAATGGGAAGAGATCGCCGCTGTTTCTATGGCCGTTCAAAACATGTATCTTACCTGCACAGCCAATGGAGTAGGATGCTACTGGAGTTCTCCTAAAATCGTAGAACAGCTGAAAGAATCTCTGACCATTGAAGAAAACCAGAAATGTCTTGGACTTTTCTACATGGGCAGCTTAGAATAA
- a CDS encoding XRE family transcriptional regulator, with protein MHQELLLKQIRKKIGSKSLNDEISTILNISYDAAHRRTSLKAKFSFEEALELAKYYQISLDQFLGTENQLVVKRTQPVKTTEDLLNYFENSLKILNIFQDTTHSQVYYSAKDIPFFYTISDSILSRFKFYVWMNLLNQDQFLSPFNEFTMQYHSPKNDMLIDLYEKQNVTEIWNDTTITSALRQVSFYSEIGLLKYDDAVLILNDLIKLLENLENKTSQKNNFQLFANDLVILNNSILFKNDQQCSFFVPFSMFGYMMTNDEMTCQDSLSYFEHQIKNSRSLNASGNRDRKIFFNIMYQQVENLKQKLV; from the coding sequence ATGCATCAAGAACTTTTATTGAAGCAGATCAGAAAAAAAATAGGCAGCAAATCTTTAAATGATGAGATCTCCACTATTTTAAATATAAGCTATGATGCGGCACACAGACGTACTTCCCTTAAAGCAAAATTCAGTTTTGAAGAAGCTTTAGAATTAGCAAAATATTATCAGATCTCATTAGACCAATTTCTCGGAACAGAAAACCAGCTGGTCGTAAAAAGAACACAACCCGTAAAAACAACCGAAGATTTATTGAATTATTTTGAGAATTCCCTTAAAATTCTGAATATTTTTCAGGATACAACCCATTCTCAAGTGTATTATTCCGCAAAGGATATTCCTTTTTTTTATACTATTTCAGATTCTATCCTTTCTCGTTTTAAATTCTATGTATGGATGAATTTATTAAATCAGGATCAATTTCTAAGTCCTTTTAATGAGTTTACGATGCAGTATCATTCTCCAAAAAATGACATGCTGATCGATCTATATGAAAAACAAAATGTGACGGAAATCTGGAATGACACCACCATTACAAGTGCCTTAAGACAAGTTTCTTTTTACTCTGAAATCGGACTGTTAAAATATGACGATGCTGTTTTGATTTTAAACGATCTGATTAAGCTTCTGGAGAATTTAGAGAATAAAACTTCACAAAAAAATAATTTTCAACTATTTGCCAATGATTTAGTCATTTTAAACAACAGCATTTTATTTAAAAATGACCAGCAGTGTTCTTTTTTTGTTCCGTTCAGCATGTTTGGATATATGATGACCAATGATGAGATGACCTGCCAGGATTCACTAAGCTATTTTGAACATCAGATTAAAAATTCCAGATCCTTGAATGCATCAGGAAACCGTGACAGGAAAATTTTCTTTAATATCATGTATCAGCAGGTTGAAAATTTAAAACAAAAACTAGTATGA
- a CDS encoding SRPBCC family protein, producing the protein MKTILKIIGALIVLIILYAVFAMLVFSKDYHFEKSIVINAPKEKVWQYTGSLKGFNTWNPFAKADKNIVVTYSGTSGEVGDSYNWRGNKDVGEGIQTVTAVVPNEKLTSKLHFIKPFEGNATANFIITPEGNGTKVTWTMDNELNAMMKIMKPMMDGQMGKMFDQGLGDLKKNAEQ; encoded by the coding sequence ATGAAAACAATTCTTAAAATTATCGGAGCGCTGATCGTGCTTATTATTTTGTATGCAGTTTTTGCGATGCTCGTTTTTAGCAAAGATTATCATTTTGAAAAATCAATTGTCATTAATGCCCCAAAAGAAAAAGTATGGCAGTATACAGGATCTTTAAAAGGATTTAATACATGGAATCCATTTGCAAAAGCTGATAAAAATATCGTAGTTACCTATTCCGGAACGAGCGGTGAAGTAGGAGATTCTTACAACTGGAGAGGAAATAAAGATGTAGGCGAGGGGATACAGACCGTAACGGCGGTAGTTCCAAATGAAAAACTAACCAGTAAACTTCATTTTATCAAACCTTTTGAGGGAAATGCCACAGCAAATTTTATAATAACACCAGAAGGAAACGGAACGAAAGTAACCTGGACGATGGACAATGAACTAAATGCGATGATGAAAATAATGAAGCCGATGATGGACGGCCAGATGGGGAAAATGTTTGACCAGGGATTAGGAGACTTGAAGAAGAACGCAGAACAATAA
- a CDS encoding helix-turn-helix domain-containing protein gives MNTLRNGEFFGQTNEILDLNGLTFTDTEYTHPYVDWHYHENAYFTFLLQGNVIEGNKKEIYDCPAGTLLYHHWEDAHYNIKPEGFTRGFHIEISKKWFENHLISKDNIEGSFNIKNPAAKLLAYQIFKETKLNDLNSELSVHQLLLHIFSQLTKETGKLEKKPAWVNQIDELLRESFTEKFDLEKLAKIINIHPIHLSRDFHKYFHCNLGDYIRKLKVNKSLSLLHNNKESLTDIALDCGFADQSHFIRCFKENTGITPLKYRNLLLK, from the coding sequence ATGAATACGCTCCGGAATGGTGAATTCTTCGGCCAGACTAATGAAATCCTGGATTTAAACGGTCTTACCTTTACGGATACAGAGTATACACATCCCTATGTCGACTGGCATTATCATGAAAATGCTTATTTCACTTTTCTTCTTCAGGGAAATGTTATCGAGGGAAATAAAAAAGAGATCTATGACTGTCCCGCCGGAACACTTTTATATCATCACTGGGAAGATGCCCATTATAATATAAAACCAGAAGGATTTACGCGGGGATTTCACATTGAAATTTCTAAAAAATGGTTTGAAAATCATCTCATTTCAAAAGATAACATTGAAGGGAGTTTCAATATTAAAAATCCTGCGGCAAAGCTCCTGGCCTATCAAATATTCAAGGAAACTAAATTAAATGACCTGAACAGCGAATTATCTGTTCATCAGTTACTATTGCATATTTTCAGTCAATTAACCAAAGAAACCGGAAAACTGGAAAAGAAACCTGCATGGGTCAATCAAATCGATGAATTACTGCGGGAAAGCTTTACAGAAAAGTTCGATCTGGAGAAATTAGCAAAAATTATAAACATCCATCCTATCCATCTAAGCAGAGATTTTCATAAATATTTTCACTGCAATCTGGGGGATTATATAAGAAAACTGAAAGTCAATAAATCGCTAAGCCTTCTTCATAATAACAAAGAATCATTAACTGATATTGCGCTGGACTGCGGCTTTGCAGATCAGAGCCACTTCATACGCTGTTTTAAAGAAAATACAGGAATTACCCCTTTAAAATACAGAAACCTGCTGCTTAAATAA
- the rimM gene encoding ribosome maturation factor RimM (Essential for efficient processing of 16S rRNA), which translates to MRKEDCYFLGKITRRHGLAGNVILKLDTDQPELYNKLESIFVEINGLLVPFFIERLSWSKLDALNIYFKNSSEALVDQSLGKSVYLPLTSLPALSGNKFYYHEIIGFDILDAEDNNCGVIRSVNDQTAQNYFVTNLDGKEVVIPIIKDWILEVNREERFIKMVLPEGLIDVFLVPSKKDE; encoded by the coding sequence ATGCGTAAAGAAGATTGCTATTTTTTAGGAAAAATCACACGCAGACACGGCCTTGCGGGTAATGTGATCCTTAAATTGGACACAGACCAGCCCGAGCTTTACAATAAACTGGAATCAATATTCGTTGAAATCAACGGATTATTGGTTCCTTTTTTTATTGAAAGATTATCTTGGAGCAAATTAGATGCTCTTAATATTTATTTTAAAAATTCTTCCGAAGCTTTAGTAGACCAATCTTTAGGGAAAAGTGTTTATTTACCGCTTACTTCTTTACCAGCTCTATCAGGAAATAAATTTTATTACCACGAAATAATAGGATTCGATATTCTTGATGCCGAAGATAATAACTGTGGTGTTATCCGGTCTGTAAACGATCAGACAGCTCAGAATTATTTCGTGACTAACTTAGACGGAAAAGAAGTGGTAATCCCCATCATCAAAGACTGGATCCTTGAAGTAAACAGAGAAGAAAGATTCATTAAAATGGTACTTCCTGAAGGTCTTATCGATGTCTTTTTAGTTCCTTCTAAAAAAGACGAGTAA
- a CDS encoding deoxyribodipyrimidine photo-lyase, with amino-acid sequence MTDISIFWFRRDLRLEDNIGLSEALQSGNKVIPIFIFDTDILDQLEDKNDRRVDYIHQVLEKINADLKKSGACLQTYHGRPLEIFNKLEKEYNLKSVYCSRDYEPAAIKRDAEIKEFLQTKGIEFSEHKDQVVFEKNEVTKDNSEPYTVYTPYSKKWKKNLKPEDLQSREIKNENFHQSDFNNILSLKEIGFSKTDLHFEIPKLDSGIIDYYDKNRDFPALDATTHLGIALRFGTISIRKCVKFALEHNETWLNELIWREFFMQILFHFPKVVKRCFKEKYENIPWRNNEKEFEKWCKGETGYPIVDAGMRQLNETGQMHNRVRMIVASFLTKHLLIDWRWGEAYFAKKLLDYDLSANNGNWQWAAGCGCDAAPYFRVFNPDEQTKKFDKDLKYTKKWNSDFEKSIFNDRIVDHAFARNRALEAYKKGLNEYNGN; translated from the coding sequence ATGACAGACATTTCAATATTTTGGTTCCGCAGAGATTTACGGCTGGAAGACAACATCGGTTTATCTGAAGCTTTACAGTCGGGAAACAAAGTGATTCCAATTTTTATTTTTGATACCGATATATTAGACCAGCTGGAAGATAAAAATGACAGAAGGGTGGATTATATCCATCAGGTACTGGAAAAAATCAATGCTGACCTGAAAAAATCAGGAGCCTGTCTTCAGACGTATCATGGCAGACCTTTGGAAATTTTCAACAAGCTGGAAAAGGAGTATAATTTGAAATCTGTATACTGCAGCCGGGACTACGAGCCGGCAGCAATTAAAAGAGATGCGGAGATTAAAGAATTTTTGCAGACAAAGGGTATTGAATTTTCTGAACATAAAGATCAGGTTGTTTTTGAGAAAAATGAAGTCACCAAAGATAACAGTGAGCCTTATACCGTGTATACTCCCTATTCTAAAAAATGGAAGAAAAACCTTAAACCGGAAGATTTACAGTCAAGAGAAATCAAGAATGAAAATTTTCACCAATCAGATTTTAATAATATCCTAAGTTTAAAAGAAATTGGATTCAGTAAAACGGATCTTCATTTTGAAATACCCAAACTTGATTCTGGAATTATCGATTATTACGATAAAAACAGAGATTTTCCTGCGCTGGATGCAACAACGCATTTGGGAATCGCTTTACGTTTCGGAACTATTTCAATAAGAAAGTGTGTGAAATTTGCTTTGGAGCATAATGAAACATGGCTGAATGAACTGATCTGGAGAGAATTTTTTATGCAGATCTTATTTCATTTTCCAAAAGTGGTAAAGAGATGTTTTAAAGAAAAATATGAAAATATTCCTTGGCGAAACAATGAAAAAGAGTTTGAGAAATGGTGTAAGGGCGAAACCGGATATCCTATTGTGGATGCAGGAATGAGGCAGCTAAACGAAACCGGACAGATGCATAACAGAGTCCGTATGATCGTTGCAAGTTTCCTCACTAAACATCTGTTGATCGACTGGCGGTGGGGAGAAGCCTATTTTGCAAAGAAACTCTTAGATTATGATCTGTCTGCAAACAATGGAAACTGGCAGTGGGCTGCAGGCTGCGGTTGTGATGCCGCTCCTTATTTCAGGGTTTTTAATCCTGATGAGCAGACAAAGAAATTTGATAAAGATTTAAAGTATACAAAAAAGTGGAATTCCGATTTTGAAAAATCCATTTTTAATGATAGAATAGTAGATCATGCATTTGCAAGAAACAGGGCTTTGGAAGCTTATAAGAAAGGTCTTAACGAATATAACGGGAATTAG
- a CDS encoding 30S ribosomal protein S16, whose amino-acid sequence MSVKIRLQRHGKKGKPFFHIVVADARARRDGRFIEKLGTYNPITNPATIELNVDSAVKWLNNGAQPTDTARAILSYKGALYKKHLQGGVAKGSFDEAEAEKRFAAWLDAKEQKVQGKVEGLTKAQADTKKAALEAEVKVNEARIAAAAQVEADAKAAEEAANAPAEEVVAETEGEAPAAETEETPEA is encoded by the coding sequence ATGTCAGTAAAAATCAGATTACAAAGACACGGTAAAAAAGGTAAGCCTTTTTTCCACATCGTGGTTGCAGATGCTAGAGCTAGAAGAGATGGTAGATTCATCGAGAAACTAGGTACTTACAACCCAATTACTAACCCTGCAACTATCGAGTTGAACGTTGATTCTGCTGTAAAGTGGTTAAACAACGGTGCTCAGCCGACTGATACAGCAAGAGCTATTCTTTCTTATAAAGGAGCACTTTACAAAAAACACTTACAAGGTGGTGTTGCTAAAGGATCTTTTGATGAGGCTGAAGCTGAAAAAAGATTTGCGGCATGGTTAGATGCAAAAGAACAAAAAGTACAAGGTAAAGTAGAAGGTTTAACTAAAGCTCAAGCTGACACTAAGAAAGCTGCTTTAGAAGCTGAAGTTAAAGTAAATGAAGCTAGAATCGCTGCTGCTGCACAAGTAGAAGCTGATGCTAAAGCTGCTGAAGAAGCTGCTAACGCACCTGCTGAAGAAGTTGTTGCTGAAACAGAAGGAGAAGCTCCTGCTGCTGAAACTGAAGAAACTCCTGAAGCTTAA
- a CDS encoding serine hydrolase has product MFFSSGQSLNLATPEKIETSVQKNNLNKIVFSDKAIPLQNLKESDFLTSITFEEDKDLDIRVFQDNSLLNYLHQLDPSLTADELLKKGNYQFSFYVDGKLIYVENLNPGAGTAENKTFKTTFRIPLTSSKNEDSWGRYLWMRFYLANNGIDALETGSHNLNIEIRPYLKTSSLKIGSIIAKGQINLTVPKKNITEQQTAIQPIKPNPGWKISNDKFNTEKIRALNQKIAEKRFRDITGIIVIKNEKLLLEEYFNTYERDSLNDTRSVGKSFASALTGMAIKDGYLKNEDQKISEFYDLKAFKNYSPKKDDVTIKSLLTMSSGFDGNDAEDESPENEENMYPTDNWIQFALSLPMTENKPGEKWSYFTAGAVLTGDILDKSVPKGLEKYADQKLFNPLGISSYQWQYTPQHKVSTAGGLKMRALDLAKFGQLYKNNGVWNGKTILEKSWIKKSFTNYFSDHKDFEGYGYLFWRKEYKAGDKTFEAYQCSGNGGNKIIMFTELPLVIVITAKAYNKSYAHSQVEKIVQDFLLPAVINE; this is encoded by the coding sequence ATGTTTTTTTCTTCGGGACAATCATTAAACCTGGCAACACCCGAGAAAATTGAAACTTCAGTCCAGAAAAATAATTTAAATAAAATTGTTTTTTCAGATAAAGCCATTCCTCTTCAAAACCTCAAGGAAAGCGATTTCCTTACCAGTATTACTTTTGAAGAAGATAAAGATCTTGATATCCGTGTTTTTCAGGATAACTCATTGCTCAATTATTTACATCAACTCGATCCTTCTCTAACCGCTGATGAATTATTGAAAAAAGGAAATTATCAATTTTCTTTTTATGTGGACGGAAAATTAATCTATGTAGAAAACTTAAATCCTGGAGCGGGAACAGCAGAAAATAAAACATTCAAAACAACATTCCGGATTCCTTTGACCAGCTCAAAAAATGAAGATTCCTGGGGAAGATATTTATGGATGCGGTTTTATTTAGCAAATAACGGGATTGATGCTTTAGAAACTGGAAGCCATAATTTGAATATCGAAATCAGGCCCTACTTAAAGACTTCAAGTTTAAAAATCGGCAGTATCATTGCAAAAGGCCAGATCAATCTCACTGTTCCTAAAAAGAATATTACTGAGCAGCAGACTGCCATTCAGCCAATTAAACCTAACCCCGGCTGGAAGATTTCCAATGACAAGTTTAACACTGAAAAAATCAGAGCTTTAAATCAAAAAATTGCAGAAAAAAGATTCAGAGATATTACAGGGATCATTGTTATTAAAAATGAAAAACTTCTTTTGGAGGAATACTTCAATACATACGAAAGAGACAGCTTAAACGACACCCGCTCAGTAGGAAAATCTTTTGCCTCTGCCCTAACTGGAATGGCTATAAAAGACGGTTATCTTAAAAATGAAGATCAAAAAATCAGTGAATTCTATGATCTGAAAGCATTTAAAAATTATTCACCTAAAAAAGATGATGTCACTATAAAAAGTCTGCTGACAATGAGTTCTGGTTTTGACGGTAATGATGCAGAGGATGAATCTCCCGAAAATGAAGAAAATATGTACCCGACTGATAATTGGATACAATTTGCCCTGAGCTTACCTATGACAGAGAATAAACCCGGAGAAAAATGGTCTTATTTTACAGCCGGAGCTGTTTTAACCGGAGATATTTTAGATAAATCTGTCCCAAAAGGATTGGAGAAATATGCTGACCAAAAGCTTTTTAATCCCTTAGGAATCAGCAGTTATCAATGGCAGTATACCCCTCAGCACAAAGTTTCAACGGCAGGCGGATTAAAAATGAGAGCTTTAGATTTAGCAAAATTCGGACAATTATATAAGAACAATGGTGTCTGGAACGGCAAAACAATTTTAGAAAAAAGCTGGATCAAAAAGTCCTTTACCAATTATTTCTCTGATCACAAAGATTTTGAAGGGTATGGATATCTGTTCTGGAGAAAAGAGTATAAAGCAGGAGATAAAACTTTTGAAGCTTACCAATGCAGCGGTAATGGAGGAAATAAAATTATTATGTTTACAGAACTTCCATTAGTAATCGTGATTACTGCAAAAGCTTATAATAAGTCTTACGCGCATTCACAGGTTGAAAAAATAGTTCAGGATTTCTTACTGCCGGCAGTAATCAATGAATAG
- the asnS gene encoding asparagine--tRNA ligase, with amino-acid sequence MKKQTIKEILQDYKKVLHHDITVYGWVRAFRSNRFIALNDGSTINNLQIVVDFENFDEEIIKKINTASSLKVVGEVIESQGAGQTVEIIAKKIIILGDNFTEELQNTILQPKKHSLEKLREQAHLRFRTNLFGAVFRVRHAVSFAIHSFFNQNQFFYINTPVITGADAEGAGEMFGVTNFDLDNIPRNEEGGIDFEQDFFGKKTNLTVSGQLEGETAAMGLGRIYTFGPTFRAENSNTTRHLAEFWMVEPEVAFNNLEDNIDLAEDFLKYVIQYVLDHCKDDLDFLDKRFEEEQKTKPEKERAKEGLIEKLQNVIAKRFKRVSYTEAIEILLNSKENKKGKFQYPIEEWGADLQSEHERFLVEKHFESPVVLFDYPKEIKAFYMRLNDDNKTVAAMDVLFPGIGEIIGGSQREERIETLRQKMQEMHVEEEELWWYMDTRKFGSVPHAGFGLGLERLVLFVTGMTNIRDVIPFPRTPKNAEF; translated from the coding sequence ATGAAAAAGCAGACGATTAAAGAAATCCTACAGGATTACAAAAAGGTATTACATCATGACATTACTGTTTACGGCTGGGTGAGAGCTTTCCGCTCTAATCGCTTTATTGCACTTAATGATGGTTCTACAATTAATAATTTGCAGATCGTAGTTGACTTTGAAAATTTTGATGAGGAAATCATTAAAAAAATTAATACAGCTTCTTCTCTTAAAGTAGTGGGTGAAGTGATTGAAAGCCAGGGAGCAGGGCAGACTGTAGAAATTATTGCCAAGAAAATTATTATTTTGGGTGATAACTTTACAGAGGAATTACAGAATACGATTCTTCAGCCTAAAAAACACAGTTTAGAAAAACTTCGTGAGCAGGCTCATTTAAGATTCAGAACTAATTTGTTTGGTGCTGTCTTCAGAGTACGCCATGCAGTAAGTTTTGCGATCCATTCATTCTTTAATCAAAACCAGTTCTTCTATATCAATACACCCGTGATTACAGGTGCTGATGCGGAAGGAGCAGGTGAAATGTTTGGGGTAACCAACTTTGATCTGGACAATATTCCAAGAAATGAAGAAGGAGGAATTGATTTTGAACAGGATTTCTTCGGAAAGAAAACGAATTTAACGGTTTCCGGACAGCTTGAAGGAGAAACTGCAGCAATGGGATTAGGAAGAATTTATACTTTCGGACCTACTTTCCGTGCAGAAAACTCTAACACGACGCGCCACCTTGCAGAATTCTGGATGGTAGAGCCGGAAGTAGCTTTCAACAACCTTGAAGATAATATCGACTTGGCAGAAGACTTCCTAAAATATGTTATTCAGTATGTTTTGGATCACTGTAAAGATGATCTGGACTTCTTAGATAAGCGTTTTGAGGAAGAACAGAAAACAAAACCAGAAAAAGAAAGAGCAAAAGAAGGTCTTATTGAAAAACTTCAGAATGTAATAGCCAAACGTTTCAAGCGTGTAAGCTATACAGAAGCTATTGAGATCTTACTCAACTCTAAAGAAAATAAAAAAGGAAAATTCCAGTACCCAATTGAAGAATGGGGTGCAGATCTTCAGTCTGAACACGAAAGATTCTTGGTGGAAAAGCATTTTGAAAGCCCGGTAGTTTTATTTGATTATCCAAAAGAGATTAAGGCATTCTACATGCGTCTTAACGATGATAATAAGACTGTTGCGGCAATGGATGTCCTTTTCCCTGGAATTGGAGAAATCATCGGCGGTTCACAAAGAGAGGAGAGAATAGAAACTTTAAGACAGAAAATGCAGGAAATGCATGTAGAAGAGGAAGAACTATGGTGGTATATGGATACTAGAAAATTTGGTTCTGTACCGCATGCAGGATTTGGATTAGGATTAGAAAGACTCGTTCTTTTCGTGACAGGAATGACGAATATCAGGGATGTAATTCCTTTCCCTAGAACACCTAAGAACGCTGAGTTTTAG
- a CDS encoding CDP-alcohol phosphatidyltransferase family protein — MKKLPYILIAIRFIIAPVILLLAYLKGGESRFIILILMYLGLLTDIFDGIAARKTGVSSEKLRRLDSQTDLIFWLSLGFASYLLTPELIKNEWESILLIFIMEALCYIISIWKFGKETCTHAFLAKMWGLSLLTAFTYLIGFQQAGWAFYLAVGVGLVSHIDVILIILLLPKWQYDVPSCYHAWEIRKGKQRKKTVFFN, encoded by the coding sequence ATGAAAAAACTGCCGTATATTCTAATTGCGATTAGATTTATTATTGCTCCGGTGATTTTGCTTTTAGCTTATTTAAAAGGAGGTGAGTCACGGTTTATAATTTTAATTTTAATGTATTTGGGACTTCTGACTGATATTTTTGACGGAATTGCAGCCCGTAAAACCGGAGTTTCCTCAGAGAAATTGAGGCGGCTGGACAGCCAGACCGATTTAATATTCTGGCTCTCGCTAGGTTTTGCTTCTTATCTGCTTACTCCTGAACTGATCAAAAATGAATGGGAAAGTATTCTTCTCATCTTTATAATGGAGGCACTCTGTTACATTATAAGCATCTGGAAATTTGGAAAAGAAACATGTACTCACGCTTTTTTAGCAAAAATGTGGGGTCTGAGCCTTCTGACGGCCTTTACTTATTTAATAGGATTTCAACAGGCTGGATGGGCTTTTTATTTAGCTGTAGGTGTAGGACTGGTTTCTCATATAGATGTCATTCTGATTATTTTACTGCTTCCGAAATGGCAGTATGACGTTCCAAGCTGTTATCACGCATGGGAAATTAGAAAAGGAAAACAGAGAAAGAAGACGGTATTCTTTAATTAG